From Verrucomicrobia bacterium S94, the proteins below share one genomic window:
- the lpdA gene encoding dihydrolipoyl dehydrogenase: protein MDFDVIVIGAGPGGYPAAIKAAQLGAKTAIIEREWLGGTCLNCGCIPTKTLIAGAEVYQKILHAESFGINVGKPEIDYSAMKKRKDDVIQTQQNGIAYLLKSHGITLFEGTGSFKDANTIAVKKADGSTETITGKNIIIATGSTSTVPGFIPKHDRIVESRAFLELEELPETLLVLGGGYIGSELACMAAGLGVKVTIVELLPDILMLLDKDIRNVVKKHMKSELGMTLLTGDAMQDIVAADDKVTAKAGDKILEADMLLVSIGRSPVLDGLNIEAAGVNVNERGYVEVDELSRTNIPNIFCIGDVSGRMQLAHAATSQAMYVCEYILKQEEKIEEVVIPGVIFTSPEVALVGLTEEEAKKLGRAYNIGKFHFKPLGKAQAANETEGFVKIIADKESDIIIGAQCAGPHATDLISEMVVAVREEITAEELGNTVHAHPTFAEVWMECAHALHKSCVHAPPAR, encoded by the coding sequence ATGGATTTTGATGTTATTGTAATCGGTGCGGGCCCGGGAGGTTATCCGGCGGCTATTAAAGCGGCTCAACTGGGCGCAAAAACCGCAATCATTGAACGGGAATGGCTCGGCGGAACCTGCCTGAACTGCGGCTGTATCCCGACGAAAACCCTGATTGCCGGAGCAGAGGTTTATCAGAAGATTCTTCATGCGGAATCCTTCGGCATCAACGTCGGAAAACCGGAAATCGACTATTCCGCCATGAAAAAGCGGAAAGATGATGTCATTCAGACGCAGCAGAACGGCATCGCCTACCTCCTGAAATCGCACGGCATCACCCTTTTTGAAGGAACAGGCTCATTCAAAGACGCTAACACCATTGCGGTGAAAAAAGCCGACGGTTCAACGGAAACCATTACCGGTAAAAATATTATTATCGCCACCGGCTCCACGTCCACCGTTCCCGGCTTTATTCCGAAGCATGATCGGATTGTTGAGAGCCGCGCCTTTCTGGAACTGGAAGAACTTCCGGAAACCCTGCTTGTACTCGGCGGTGGCTACATCGGGTCCGAGCTGGCCTGTATGGCGGCAGGACTGGGCGTAAAAGTCACCATTGTTGAATTACTGCCCGATATTCTGATGCTGCTCGACAAAGATATCCGCAATGTCGTTAAAAAACATATGAAGAGCGAGCTCGGCATGACGCTCCTGACCGGCGATGCCATGCAGGATATCGTGGCCGCCGATGACAAGGTGACCGCAAAAGCGGGTGATAAAATTCTCGAAGCCGATATGCTGCTGGTATCCATTGGCCGCAGCCCGGTACTGGACGGTCTTAATATTGAAGCCGCCGGCGTGAATGTGAACGAACGCGGCTACGTCGAAGTCGACGAGCTCAGCCGCACCAACATTCCGAATATTTTCTGTATCGGCGATGTTTCCGGACGCATGCAGCTTGCCCATGCGGCTACCTCGCAGGCAATGTATGTCTGCGAATACATTCTGAAACAAGAAGAGAAAATCGAAGAAGTCGTCATTCCCGGCGTCATCTTCACCTCACCCGAAGTGGCGCTTGTCGGCCTCACGGAAGAAGAAGCCAAAAAACTTGGCCGAGCATACAACATCGGCAAATTCCATTTTAAACCACTCGGCAAAGCGCAGGCAGCAAACGAAACCGAAGGCTTTGTAAAAATTATCGCGGACAAGGAAAGCGATATTATTATCGGTGCTCAGTGTGCCGGCCCGCACGCCACGGACCTGATCAGCGAAATGGTCGTGGCCGTCCGCGAAGAAATTACAGCAGAAGAACTGGGCAATACGGTTCACGCCCACCCGACTTTCGCCGAAGTCTGGATGGAATGTGCGCATGCCCTGCACAAAAGCTGTGTACATGCTCCGCCAGCTCGCTGA
- a CDS encoding DUF481 domain-containing protein encodes MCACPAQKLCTCSASSLKKTSNHRKQKRLFRKAFFFLQRLTRGNQTDTFRGLLLKSTCSFMKNSIFSLILLFSAALTGFAQDTIVLNNGDVLSGEILEQTASHVYFKSAAFGSISINPRDIAEIRFTQDQLGEITVPKDAIAKNEAKPPNLPASKKPEKAAAKPPQKDTSKKTKKKKQWSGQAGLAIALRNKTTSNLSGVYKDEKYETYRLYGNLNWKGERNSLRWDWTYRYSEDEYKIRDDFFNITQKYNRSFKNKNLYATAKTLYQRDYNRRIENEYLQTAELGIKWFGKDSRVKLSTSAGGGYHIYDRLDSSRSNKTSVSLPKFIFDENFSWKILSAQELEIIQKYTHLGNLDDYHLVFSFGVQNKLVRELFLRVEYKIDKDTEVFYDDKGYYDKALLTSLVYKF; translated from the coding sequence ATGTGCGCATGCCCTGCACAAAAGCTGTGTACATGCTCCGCCAGCTCGCTGAAAAAAACGTCCAATCACAGGAAGCAAAAACGTCTTTTCCGAAAGGCGTTTTTCTTTTTGCAGAGATTGACCCGCGGAAACCAAACCGATACGTTCCGCGGCCTGTTATTGAAAAGTACGTGTTCATTCATGAAAAATAGTATTTTCAGCCTCATTCTCCTGTTCAGCGCAGCCCTGACCGGCTTTGCGCAGGATACCATTGTGCTGAATAACGGCGATGTATTGAGCGGCGAAATTCTTGAACAGACTGCCAGCCATGTGTATTTCAAATCGGCGGCCTTTGGCTCGATCAGCATTAATCCGCGCGATATTGCCGAAATCCGTTTCACTCAAGATCAGCTTGGCGAAATTACCGTCCCGAAAGACGCAATTGCCAAAAACGAGGCAAAGCCCCCCAATCTTCCTGCATCTAAAAAACCAGAAAAAGCTGCAGCAAAGCCGCCCCAAAAAGACACCTCCAAAAAGACAAAGAAGAAAAAACAATGGTCAGGCCAGGCAGGTCTGGCCATTGCTCTGCGAAACAAAACCACTTCCAATCTCAGTGGGGTCTATAAAGATGAAAAATATGAAACCTATCGACTTTACGGAAACCTGAACTGGAAAGGTGAGCGCAACTCCCTGCGCTGGGACTGGACCTACCGCTACAGTGAAGATGAATATAAAATCCGCGATGATTTCTTCAATATCACACAGAAATACAACCGCAGTTTCAAGAACAAGAATCTTTACGCCACAGCCAAAACACTCTATCAGCGCGACTACAACCGGCGTATCGAAAACGAATATCTACAGACTGCGGAACTGGGGATTAAATGGTTTGGCAAAGACTCACGGGTAAAACTCTCCACTTCTGCCGGCGGTGGCTACCACATCTACGACCGGCTCGATTCCAGCCGGAGCAACAAGACATCAGTCTCACTGCCGAAATTTATCTTTGATGAAAATTTCAGCTGGAAAATCCTGTCCGCTCAGGAATTGGAAATCATCCAGAAATACACCCACCTGGGCAATCTGGACGACTATCATCTCGTCTTTTCCTTCGGTGTTCAAAACAAACTGGTACGCGAACTGTTTTTGCGCGTGGAATACAAGATTGATAAGGACACCGAAGTTTTCTACGACGACAAGGGCTATTATGACAAAGCCCTACTGACCAGCCTGGTCTATAAGTTCTGA
- a CDS encoding CTP synthase, with protein sequence MAKYLFITGGVVSSLGKGITAASVGRLLINRGLKIRMLKMDPYLNVDPGTMSPYQHGEVYVTDDGAETDLDLGHYERYTGAPTSQKSNITAGSIYWDVLHKERRGDYLGGTIQMIPHISNEIKARIKVLEEDNPDVILCELGGTVGDIEGLIFLEALRQLALEVGRDNSMFIHLTYVPYIAAAKEVKTKPTQQSVAKLREIGIMPDVLVCRTEVDMEREHLEKLSLFCNVPKDCVIVEKDVETSIYEIPLVLSRAGLDEIILNRFRIAKPSRPLTKWEKLIETIRHPKGTVRIGVVGKYSELQDAYKSIYEALYHGGYAAGYKVDAVKVAAEDIEDDPSVLDTVDGVLIPGGFGSRGMEGKIRAAQYARENKIPFLGICLGLQCAVIEFARNVCGLEDAHTTEFDEERGVKTTHPVVCLMEEQTEVQEKGGTMRLGACPCDLKEGSKSFAAYGKKRVSERHRHRYEVNNRYREQLEANGLILSGINPDIGVVEMIELADHPWYVATQAHPELKSQPVDPHPLFKDFVAASVARMKEQ encoded by the coding sequence ATGGCTAAATACCTCTTTATCACCGGTGGCGTGGTTTCTTCGCTTGGCAAGGGCATCACTGCCGCCTCCGTAGGGCGTCTTCTGATTAATCGCGGTTTGAAAATCCGCATGCTCAAAATGGACCCCTACCTCAATGTCGACCCCGGCACCATGAGTCCGTATCAGCATGGTGAGGTGTATGTGACGGACGATGGCGCGGAAACCGACCTTGATCTCGGGCACTATGAACGCTACACCGGTGCGCCGACCTCTCAGAAAAGCAACATTACCGCCGGCAGTATTTACTGGGATGTGCTGCATAAAGAACGGCGCGGCGATTATCTGGGCGGAACGATTCAGATGATTCCGCATATCTCTAATGAGATCAAAGCACGCATTAAAGTGCTGGAAGAAGATAACCCGGATGTCATTCTCTGCGAGCTTGGCGGAACGGTGGGCGATATTGAAGGTCTGATTTTTCTCGAAGCACTCCGGCAGCTGGCCCTGGAGGTTGGGCGTGATAATTCCATGTTTATTCATCTCACCTATGTCCCGTATATTGCCGCGGCGAAAGAGGTGAAAACCAAACCGACTCAGCAGAGCGTGGCCAAACTGCGTGAAATCGGGATTATGCCGGACGTGCTGGTATGCCGGACGGAAGTCGATATGGAACGGGAGCATCTCGAAAAACTGTCGCTCTTCTGCAATGTGCCGAAAGACTGCGTGATCGTTGAAAAAGATGTTGAAACCTCGATCTATGAAATTCCGCTGGTGTTGTCGCGCGCCGGTCTCGATGAAATTATTCTTAACCGCTTCCGGATTGCAAAACCGTCGCGGCCGCTCACTAAATGGGAAAAGCTGATCGAAACGATCCGTCATCCCAAAGGAACGGTTCGTATCGGTGTGGTCGGCAAGTATTCGGAATTGCAGGATGCATATAAATCAATTTATGAAGCATTGTACCATGGTGGTTATGCGGCCGGGTATAAAGTGGATGCCGTGAAAGTGGCGGCGGAAGATATTGAAGATGATCCGTCCGTTCTGGATACGGTGGACGGTGTCTTGATTCCGGGCGGTTTCGGATCGCGCGGAATGGAAGGGAAAATCCGCGCGGCTCAGTATGCCCGGGAAAACAAAATTCCGTTCCTTGGCATCTGCCTGGGTCTTCAGTGTGCAGTCATTGAATTTGCGCGGAATGTCTGCGGGCTGGAGGACGCGCACACGACCGAGTTTGACGAGGAGCGCGGTGTGAAAACCACGCATCCGGTGGTTTGCCTGATGGAAGAGCAGACCGAGGTGCAGGAAAAGGGCGGTACCATGCGTTTAGGAGCCTGTCCGTGCGATCTGAAAGAAGGGTCTAAATCCTTTGCCGCGTACGGGAAAAAACGGGTTTCAGAGCGTCACCGTCACCGCTATGAAGTCAATAACCGCTATCGTGAGCAGCTCGAAGCCAATGGTCTGATTCTTTCGGGAATCAATCCGGATATCGGTGTGGTGGAAATGATCGAACTGGCCGATCACCCTTGGTATGTTGCCACGCAGGCGCATCCGGAGTTGAAATCCCAACCGGTTGATCCGCATCCGCTGTTCAAAGATTTTGTCGCCGCATCCGTAGCCCGGATGAAAGAGCAATAG
- a CDS encoding threonine--tRNA ligase: MRNDMNDLDRLRHSTAHVMAAAVCRLYDNVQLDIGPSTEDGFYYDFDLPERITPEDFERIEAEMQKIIDEDHEFVCKTVSRDEAKEILKDQKYKLERLADIPEGEDITFYTCGEFMDLCAGPHVESTGKLRAFKIMNIAGSYYRGKETNPMLQRLYGTAFTNPKQLRLYLKQIEEAQKRDHRKLAKELDLFSISENVGPGLVNWHPKGGRVRTIIEDFWRKEHYKNGYDIIFTPHVGKANLWETSGHLDFYREGMFSAMDVDGQEYFVKPMNCPFHVEIYKSGLRSYRELPLRWAELGTVYRYEKAGTLHGLFRVRGFTQDDAHIFCTVEQIEDEVKEVIRFCNFIWKTFGFTEVKAYLSTRPEKAVGEEARWDQATKSLESAIKAEGLPYEIDEGGGAFYGPKIDLKVKDAIGREWQTSTIQFDFNLPERFDLKYIGDDGEAHRPYMVHRALFGSIERFFGILTEHYAGGFPVWLAPEQVRVLPLSDEQLDYADDILSKLRNAEIRATVDTKQGKLNGKVKNAQLDKVPYMLIIGKQEMENGEVSVRHRLKGMKGACTLDDFIAQLKKEELDKTTVDMEVSD; the protein is encoded by the coding sequence ATGAGAAACGACATGAATGATTTGGATCGCCTGCGCCACTCCACAGCGCACGTTATGGCCGCAGCCGTCTGCCGCCTGTATGATAATGTGCAGCTCGACATCGGACCATCGACCGAGGACGGCTTCTATTACGACTTTGACCTGCCCGAACGCATCACCCCGGAAGACTTCGAACGCATTGAAGCCGAAATGCAGAAGATCATTGATGAAGATCATGAATTTGTCTGTAAAACCGTTTCCCGTGATGAAGCCAAAGAAATTCTGAAAGACCAGAAATACAAACTGGAGCGGCTGGCGGATATTCCCGAAGGTGAAGACATTACCTTCTACACCTGCGGCGAATTCATGGATCTTTGCGCCGGACCGCACGTGGAAAGCACCGGCAAACTGCGCGCCTTCAAAATCATGAATATTGCGGGCTCGTATTACCGCGGAAAAGAAACCAACCCGATGCTGCAACGCCTTTACGGCACCGCTTTCACTAATCCGAAGCAGCTGCGACTCTATCTGAAACAGATCGAGGAAGCCCAGAAGCGCGACCATCGAAAACTGGCCAAGGAACTCGACCTTTTCTCCATCTCTGAAAATGTCGGTCCGGGACTGGTGAACTGGCATCCGAAAGGCGGCCGCGTCCGTACCATCATCGAAGATTTCTGGCGCAAAGAGCATTATAAAAACGGTTATGACATCATTTTCACACCGCATGTCGGGAAAGCCAATCTATGGGAAACTTCGGGCCATCTCGACTTCTACCGCGAAGGCATGTTTTCCGCCATGGACGTGGACGGTCAGGAATATTTTGTCAAACCGATGAACTGCCCGTTCCATGTGGAAATCTATAAATCCGGACTCCGCTCCTATCGCGAACTGCCGCTGCGCTGGGCCGAACTCGGCACGGTTTACCGCTACGAAAAAGCCGGCACACTGCACGGTCTCTTCCGCGTCCGCGGCTTTACCCAGGACGATGCCCACATTTTCTGTACCGTTGAACAGATTGAAGACGAAGTGAAAGAAGTCATTCGGTTCTGCAACTTCATCTGGAAAACCTTCGGCTTCACCGAAGTAAAGGCCTATCTCTCCACCCGCCCGGAAAAAGCGGTCGGTGAAGAAGCCCGCTGGGATCAGGCCACCAAATCGCTCGAATCCGCCATTAAAGCAGAAGGCCTCCCCTACGAAATCGACGAAGGCGGCGGCGCGTTTTACGGCCCGAAAATCGACCTGAAAGTGAAGGATGCAATCGGCCGCGAGTGGCAGACCTCGACCATTCAGTTTGACTTCAACCTGCCGGAGCGTTTTGATCTTAAATACATCGGCGACGACGGTGAAGCGCACCGCCCCTATATGGTGCACCGGGCACTTTTCGGCTCAATCGAACGCTTCTTCGGCATTCTGACTGAACATTATGCCGGCGGATTCCCGGTCTGGCTCGCACCCGAACAGGTGCGTGTACTGCCGCTTTCCGACGAGCAGCTCGATTATGCCGACGACATTCTTTCCAAACTCCGGAATGCGGAAATCCGCGCTACGGTCGATACAAAGCAGGGCAAACTGAACGGAAAAGTAAAGAACGCTCAGCTGGACAAAGTCCCATATATGCTTATTATCGGAAAGCAGGAAATGGAAAACGGCGAGGTGTCCGTACGTCACCGCCTAAAAGGCATGAAAGGTGCTTGCACGCTCGACGATTTCATCGCCCAGCTCAAAAAAGAAGAGCTGGATAAAACAACAGTAGACATGGAGGTCTCAGATTAG
- a CDS encoding translation initiation factor IF-3, producing MNHRIRVPEIRVIDPNGEPIGIMKTSDALNRAKQYGIDLVEITPNAKPPVCKIMDYGKYKYDQEKKKKEQKKHQVQTKLKEVKFRVNVGDHDYETKMRNLRKFIEHGDRVKISLMFRGRENAHRELGMEVMQRVIQDTVDITTVDQAPRMQGRFINAVLVPKKKQK from the coding sequence ATGAATCATCGTATTCGGGTACCTGAAATCCGCGTAATCGATCCGAACGGTGAACCGATAGGCATCATGAAAACAAGCGATGCCCTCAATCGTGCAAAACAATACGGTATCGACCTGGTCGAAATCACACCCAATGCCAAACCGCCCGTGTGCAAAATCATGGACTATGGCAAGTATAAGTATGATCAGGAAAAAAAGAAAAAAGAACAGAAGAAGCATCAGGTTCAGACCAAGCTCAAAGAAGTGAAGTTCCGTGTCAACGTAGGCGACCACGACTACGAGACCAAGATGCGCAATCTGCGCAAATTCATTGAACATGGCGACCGGGTCAAAATTTCGCTGATGTTCCGCGGCCGTGAAAATGCCCACCGCGAACTGGGTATGGAAGTGATGCAGCGGGTCATTCAGGACACTGTCGATATCACCACGGTTGATCAGGCACCCCGCATGCAGGGGCGTTTCATCAATGCGGTACTCGTTCCGAAAAAGAAACAGAAGTAA
- a CDS encoding autotransporter domain-containing protein yields MKAYSNRNPLVGQLKKAMPLVAAYAFFLCLAAYAQNNEASNSDVYGSNLDRTALTTFNDGSTDLDIFNPLTTSLTLNHEVSGYVNISNSFNTFSISTTAGGLLTSSNHVSLSVFGGTDLIVSGGSFGGSSVNAASNEWTGAIGGRLSSVSHAEIQDAVFTGQSVENGGTVSGGGPPLPGEASVANASGSTALIVENGTYASISDGTLTGGAAGSASSIETNTWAVGGHGLEIYSSSVVLSNTTVSGGAGGSAGAYGNYTSYATGGHAVLATNSTLVIHSGTFNAGAGGSVNGTDDAGGYALYARNGSSVTNYGGTFNAADDLHSAVIENSDMTTYGGTYSGEGLLSITTGSGHNDLYLHGGNFNGLSFINTSNGTQFVSVSNIAVYADVYMEGGTVEVENYDDTAFQTLKIESGTLTFNQDFVLSGDITLNTTESTVHFSGLTVTNGGTLNTGTGSIITSGDARFATGSGLNLSIITNQAGMLQAASVTFETNSSLTVDASLAGLSSGVTNISIISGALSGFDTNLINAEIIVSANTNAESRTTAVFDPSGSGLSIIFDTLKLSDYWNAAGDFAVLANELENLAPTEMNVIINNLGVKQSSALVEETYFTTMNTFQVAKQGLDAAIGLSLSRGTEFRDQLALPKAPNGLRGPGAETPNDWRFWMKYYGNFYSRSPDGLNPEYDATMHGGLIGMDKSFGRLLIGLAGGMGNYKIDAESSAEQTMNAFQGTVYSTIGFGHSFIDAGLAYGFNDVESSTADPLTLESEFDSHLFSAHLGGGIGFELPRAGTVITPETSIRYTTYKQDGYTESGTAAAPRTFDSFDSDSFVGSLGLNAAMLNSTAMETFAFKIEGRAHWLREFNPEPGDLHYQLVGGANDYTIIYPYLDEDTIRLGVGLTFFNTEKASRKNVLLRLDFDELIGEDFNSHNLSAKAIFAF; encoded by the coding sequence ATGAAAGCGTATTCAAACCGGAACCCGTTGGTCGGTCAGCTGAAAAAGGCCATGCCGCTTGTTGCGGCATATGCCTTTTTTTTATGTCTGGCCGCCTACGCCCAGAACAACGAAGCATCAAACAGTGATGTCTATGGGTCCAATCTCGACCGAACCGCCCTGACCACGTTTAATGACGGCTCAACCGATCTGGATATTTTCAATCCCCTTACCACCTCGCTGACCCTGAATCATGAGGTATCGGGATATGTGAATATCAGCAACAGTTTCAACACGTTCAGCATCAGCACAACTGCCGGAGGTTTGTTAACCTCGTCCAATCACGTATCGCTCTCGGTTTTCGGCGGAACCGACCTAATTGTCAGCGGAGGCTCCTTCGGAGGAAGCTCAGTAAACGCGGCTTCCAATGAGTGGACCGGTGCCATCGGCGGGCGGCTTTCAAGTGTAAGTCATGCGGAAATTCAGGATGCCGTATTTACCGGACAATCTGTTGAAAACGGCGGCACGGTGTCCGGCGGCGGTCCTCCGCTTCCCGGCGAGGCCTCCGTTGCGAATGCGTCGGGCTCAACCGCACTCATCGTGGAAAACGGAACATATGCCTCTATTTCGGACGGCACACTGACCGGCGGTGCAGCCGGAAGTGCCAGCTCCATCGAAACCAACACCTGGGCTGTCGGAGGCCACGGTCTGGAAATTTACTCCTCGTCTGTTGTGCTCAGCAACACCACGGTATCCGGCGGGGCCGGCGGAAGCGCCGGGGCTTACGGGAACTATACGTCCTATGCCACAGGCGGCCACGCCGTGCTGGCCACCAACTCCACCCTCGTCATTCACAGCGGAACGTTCAATGCCGGAGCAGGCGGCTCGGTGAACGGAACTGACGATGCCGGCGGCTATGCATTGTACGCCCGCAATGGCTCATCCGTCACGAATTACGGCGGCACCTTTAATGCGGCCGATGACCTTCATTCCGCCGTGATTGAAAACAGCGATATGACCACCTATGGCGGCACCTATTCCGGCGAAGGCCTGCTCAGCATAACCACCGGATCCGGGCACAACGACCTGTACCTTCATGGCGGCAACTTCAACGGCCTCTCTTTTATTAACACCTCTAACGGTACGCAGTTTGTCAGCGTCAGTAATATTGCCGTATATGCCGATGTATACATGGAGGGAGGAACCGTTGAAGTGGAAAATTATGATGATACCGCCTTCCAGACACTGAAAATCGAAAGCGGCACCCTGACTTTTAATCAGGACTTTGTTCTCAGCGGAGACATCACGCTCAACACCACAGAAAGTACGGTGCATTTTTCCGGTCTCACCGTAACCAACGGCGGCACCTTGAATACCGGAACCGGATCCATCATAACCTCCGGGGATGCACGCTTTGCCACGGGCTCCGGCCTCAACCTCTCCATAATCACCAATCAGGCAGGAATGCTGCAGGCCGCCAGCGTCACCTTTGAAACCAATTCAAGCCTGACGGTAGACGCCAGCCTCGCCGGTCTCTCCTCCGGCGTCACAAACATCAGTATTATCAGCGGTGCGCTTTCCGGCTTTGACACCAATCTGATCAATGCCGAAATCATTGTTTCGGCAAATACGAATGCGGAAAGCCGGACCACCGCCGTATTTGATCCGTCAGGCTCCGGACTAAGCATCATTTTTGACACCCTCAAACTTTCCGACTACTGGAATGCCGCAGGTGATTTCGCCGTGCTGGCCAACGAACTGGAAAATCTGGCCCCCACCGAGATGAACGTCATTATTAATAATCTCGGCGTCAAACAATCGAGCGCACTGGTCGAAGAAACCTACTTCACCACCATGAACACCTTCCAGGTTGCCAAACAGGGCCTCGATGCCGCAATCGGTCTCTCTCTTTCGCGCGGAACCGAATTCCGCGACCAGCTTGCACTGCCGAAAGCGCCGAATGGCCTCCGGGGCCCAGGGGCCGAAACACCGAACGACTGGCGCTTCTGGATGAAATATTATGGCAACTTTTACTCACGGAGTCCTGATGGACTGAACCCGGAATATGATGCCACCATGCACGGTGGCTTAATCGGCATGGATAAAAGTTTCGGACGGCTACTCATCGGTCTGGCCGGCGGAATGGGCAATTATAAAATCGATGCCGAAAGCAGCGCCGAACAGACGATGAATGCTTTCCAGGGAACTGTGTATTCCACAATCGGTTTCGGGCATTCCTTCATCGATGCCGGACTGGCTTATGGATTCAACGATGTGGAATCCTCCACAGCCGATCCGCTCACGCTTGAAAGCGAGTTTGACTCCCATCTGTTCAGTGCCCATCTCGGCGGCGGTATCGGCTTTGAACTCCCGAGGGCCGGAACCGTCATTACGCCGGAAACCTCTATCCGCTACACCACCTACAAGCAGGACGGCTATACTGAAAGCGGAACGGCAGCGGCACCGCGCACGTTTGACTCCTTTGATTCCGACTCATTTGTCGGTTCGCTGGGTCTCAATGCAGCCATGCTGAATTCCACAGCCATGGAGACCTTTGCATTCAAAATCGAGGGCCGCGCCCACTGGCTTCGGGAATTCAATCCGGAACCCGGTGACCTCCATTATCAGCTTGTGGGCGGCGCGAACGATTATACCATCATTTATCCTTATCTTGATGAGGATACTATCCGCCTCGGAGTCGGGCTTACCTTTTTCAATACGGAAAAAGCATCCCGCAAAAACGTGTTGTTACGCCTCGATTTTGATGAACTGATCGGCGAAGACTTCAACTCACACAACCTTTCGGCCAAAGCCATCTTCGCATTCTGA